TCTGGCGGACGCGGAGGCCGCCCGGGCGCTCGGGCTGGCCAACGCCGAGGGCATCCGGGCCCGGGCCGCCGCCCTCGCCGAGAACCAGGACGCCGTGGTGGCACAGGAGTTGGCGGAGAAGTGGCCGGAGATCGTCCGGGCCGCGGCCGAGTCCTTCGGCAACGTCGAGCACATGGTGCTGCTCAACGGGGCCGACGGGATGGGCGAGATGTTCGCCAAGGCGCTCACCATGGGCGGCACCGGGCTGGGCCTGGCCCGTCAGCTGCTGAACACCATGCACGAGCGGGAGCAGCACCCGGCGCAGAGCCCGGCCGACGCGCCGGCGCCGGTGGTGCATCAGGTGCGGATCGAGGAGTGATCTTCCGGTTCGGGTAGCCCCGGTTCGGACAGGCCCGGGTCGAATGGGCCCCGTGCCTGCCCGCGGATGGGCCCCGTGCCTGCCCGTACCCGGTGGCGACCAACGGCCGAGGCCCGGCACCCCTTCCACGGGGTGCCGGGCCTCGGCGTCGTTTCGGGCGCCGCGCGTCAGCTCTTTGCGGCCTTCTTCACCAGGATCACCACCGCCGCCGCGATGCCCACGACCACCAGCAGCTTGACCAGCATGGCCAGCAGTGCGCCGACGACGCCGAACACGAAGGTCACGATGTTCCAGGCCAGCACCAGGACCAGCACCGGCACGACGATGTTGCGCACCCAGGAGGGCAGCGACTTCCAGAGCTCAGCCATGTCCGTTCCTTCTCTCCCCTCGGGCCGGCTGCCGTCCGGTGCCGCATCCCGCTTGTTTCGGTACTTCGATCGTACGGGGGTGCAAGTGCCGGAACGAGGCCCAACGGCCCGGAGAGAACCCCGAGATCACCCCGACCCGGAACCCCGGGGGTGCCCCTGAGGGGCACCCCGAGCGGGGTCAGACCGGCCAGCGCTCGCCCCGCCACGCGGCGTCCCAGAACATCCACTCGTAGCGCGAGGTGGTGACGAAGTGCTCGACGACCCGGCGGCGCTCGGCGGGGGAGATCTCCTCGCCGATCCGGTCGGTGAGCGCCAGCACCCGCCGCACCACGGACTGGAACG
The nucleotide sequence above comes from Streptomyces kaniharaensis. Encoded proteins:
- a CDS encoding DUF5326 family protein yields the protein MAELWKSLPSWVRNIVVPVLVLVLAWNIVTFVFGVVGALLAMLVKLLVVVGIAAAVVILVKKAAKS